The following DNA comes from Kitasatospora sp. NBC_01287.
GGAGTTCACGGGCTTCGTGCCAGGAGGCACGCAGGACAGCCCGGTCGGCCTTGGCTCCCTCGCGCCACGCTTTCCGCTTCACCTCGCAGTCGGCTGTCAGGAGGGTGACGTACTCGCGGTGGACCTGGATGGTGGTGTTGCGGTCGTTGATCGCGGCGAACATCTCCACGATGTGGGACTTGCGCAGCTTCTTGCGGTCGAGGTGGCCGATGTACGGGTCGATGTGGAGTTCGATGTGCTCGCGGTACTTGTCGGTCGTGGTGAACGCCACATCGCTCTTGCTGTCGATCCAGCGTTGAAGGTACTCGGCGACTGTCTCTCGTACGCCCACGTCGAGGCCGGCTTCGTGCTCTTCCCAGACCCGCTTGCACTCCTTCGCCGCCTCGCGCTGGGTGCGGAAGCCCCCGGGGCGCATCCGGCTGCGCGCGCCGTCGGGGCCTGCGGACAGCTCAAGGTAGAAGGACCACGACCCGTGGTCGCGCTTGGCCAGGTTGGGGCAACCTGTGCCGAGGTAGCCGACCCGCTGCTTGCCGTCCTTGTCGAGGACGGGCTTGCCCTTGTCCTTGCCGCGCCGGTGGACGAGCGGCCCCTTGCACATGCACCTCTTGTACGTCCGTTCCTCGAACATGTGACCCGTTCGTCGCCTTTCACTTCGTGTTGCGATTTTTAGCGAATCGCTACTCTATGTTACTCGAATGTGCGTTCTAATTATGCCCCGAATCGGTCCCGCTGTACACGTAGAACCCTTGTCGAGCTGGGGAGTTGGCGGGGTCGGTCGCACCATTTCGAACGTGTGAGCGGTTAACGTGAACCCCTGGAAACGCGCTATCCTGAACTGTCCGTCGTCGTCTGTCACTGTTGCCAGGCGGGGCGGAGTAGTTGGCGCGGGGGAGAAACGCGACGACTCATGGACAGTGGCAAGACCGGCCAGGTCGAGGTGTGCGAGGAGCGCGGCATGACGGCGCGGGAGGTCCTGGACCTTCCGGTGACCATCAATGTCGTCACTGCGGCTCGCGCACTGGGGATGGGGCCGAACAAGGCGTACCAGCTGGTCCGAAGCGGGGAGTTCCCCGTGGACATGATCACGGTGGGCGGCACCAAGAGGGTGCTGACTGCTGCCTTGTGGAAGTTCCTCCAGCTGGACGGGCTTGCCGTGCAACGATGAACCGGAGAACGTGATGGAAGCTCTTGCATTAGCTTCCATCACGTTGTGCCCGGTAGTGATGCTGACGGGTAGGGACAGATGCCACCGAGACTGTTCGGGTTCGCCGATTTCAGCAAGAGCGCCCTTCATGACGAGGAAGCGGCGATCGTCTTCGAGCTGGCGAAGCGCCGCGCCGACGGCGAGGTCTACGCGGGCGGGGCGGTTTTCCTGGCCACCGCCGGCTTCGTGGGTACCCTCGGTGCCCCGTTCACCTCGCAGACCGTGGCCCGCCTGCTGACCAACCCCGCCATCGCCGGGTTGAAGAAGGACGCGAACGGGGACCTCGTCCCGGCAGGCCATCCCGCGATGATCCCCCCCGAGCTGTTCCGGGTGATCCTGGCGATGCACTCCGACTCCGCCAGGGCTGAACGCTCCGAGGACTACGACTACCTGCTCACCGCTGTCGACCTCACGGTGTGCGGCCGCTGCGGCGCTCCGATGGTCGGCCTGCGCTCGTCGGCGGGCAAGCCCGGCTACTGCTGTCCGGACGGACCCCGCCAGGACCGGCCCGGCAAGTGCGGCAGAGTGCGGGTGGCCGCCGACCTCTTGGAGGACCATGTCGGCGAGCAGGTCCTTGCCCGCCTCATGCTGCCCGCCACCCGTGCCGACCTGGAGAAGGCCCGCACGGTGCTCGCCGCACAGTTGGACGCCGACCGGATCCGCGTGAAGGAGATCGCCGAGTCGATGCAGGAGCTGGCGGCGATGGTGGTCCGCCGCGAACTCCAGGCCAAGGACCTGAAGAAGGCCAAGGCCGAGGCTGCGGAGGAGACCAAGACCCTCAACCGCCGCATCCGCTGGATGGAGCGGGCCGTTGCCGCACCGATCACCGGCGAGGTCGAGGAACTGGTCGCGTGGTGGAACTCCGCGCCCACCGAAGCCCGTTCGGGTCTCGCACTGCTCATGCTCCACCGCATCGACATCCACCCCGGCGGTCAGGGAGTGCGCAGCATCAAGCCCGGCAGGGTCGTGCTGTGGTGGCGCAACGAGGCCCCTCCGGCGCCGATCGTGCTGGCGGAGTGAGCACCGCGCCGTGACACGCCGGCGCGGTGAGGTCACCGCCGCGGCGTGGAGAGCAGGGGACGGGGGCGGGATACGGAGCTGAGGGTCAGCCCCAGGAGCGAGCACAGCATGAACAGGCCCGCGCAGACGGTGCTCAGGGTCTTCTCGATCCCCAACTGCCATGCGTGGCCGAGGAACTGGTAGGCCAGAAGATACGAGGCCTCGCTGCCGGTGTAGACGACGCACGCCAAGCCGCCGAAGGCTACGCTCGCCTGCCCGAGAGCCAGAGGCCGGTGGCCGGCGCGGGCGTTGTCGATGACGATTCTGCCCGCGTCCCAGAACAGGTTCGAGCCGACCCATAGTCCGTAGAGGTAGATGATCAGCAGGTAGGCGACGACGCCGCGGTCGTCGGCGAACGAGGTGGTGAAGTCGAGGCCGTGCCGGTTGGCGGCGCTGAACACGGTGATGGCCGTGGCTGCGACCAACGCGGCCACGGCCAGGCGCAGGAGCGCGGCCCTGCGCCGGCAGCCCTCGTAGTGGGTCCATTCCGTCATCGCGGCCCGCAGCCCCGCGCACAGGCCCACACCGCACAGGTGGGAACTCAGACGGCTCACATTCTCAACGCCGGTCGCATGTTCAAGGCCCTGGTCGATGGCGGGAACCGCGCACAGGCTCCCGATCGTGCACAGGGCCGCCCCTATGGCGAGGCTCCAGGGGAGATGCTGTGCGGGGGCCCGGCGCGCTGAGCGCAGGGTCGCCAGGCCGAACATCAAGGTGCTGATTAGTGCCGCTCCGGCGGTGACGCTGAAGATCTCTGCGTCCACGTCTCGTATCACCACTCGCTTCATGTGAGCCGACACGCGCCGGTGTCGGCTCTCCTAGTCGTACAGGGAGTACATGGACTGGCGACTCGCTTCGGCGGACTCTGCCCGGGACATCCGTCCGCGACGCCTGGGGTCCGGGCGCGTGGGGGCTTCGGGGAGGGTGGGCGGCGTGGCGTTGACGGCCATGCCTCGGACTTCGCACAGGGCGCGAGCCGCCTGAAGCAGCCCGTCGGCGCCCGATTCGCCGAGGGGGGCGATGATGCGAAGCGCCTCTCTGACCTTCTCGTGTGCGTAGTACACCTCCAGCGACTCCAGGTCGTGGGAGCCCGGGAGGAGGTATGCAGGCGGACAGTCGAAGGCTTGGGCCAGTCCGAGAATCGTACGGCACGGCGGGTTGGTCTTGACCCCACTGAGAGTGGCGTGAATCACGGTGTGGTCAATGATCGGATTGCCGGTTCCGTCATTTGTCCTCGAAGCGAGGACGCGTGTACTCGGCGGACTTCCCCCGCGAATGGTGAGGCGCCTGCGCAGGAGATCCAGCTTCGCTGCGAGGCTGCCCGGGGCAGGCCCGGATATGGCCGACATAAGTGATCCTTTCCTGCGGGTGCGCGGCGCCCTGCGGGAGAGTTTCTGTTGTCGGACGCCAACGGGAGCGTACCCCGCTTCGCGGTTATTCAGATTTTGACAGCTTGAAGATCGACATGCAAGCTAGGCGCGGGCCGCCAGCTACCCGGGGGTCACATAGGTCCCCTGCGGTCAAGCAGTCGGGGGGCCGGTTCCCGTGCGGTCGGCGGTCACGACTGCGAGTGCCAAGGGGGTTGACGTGACGATCGACCGCGCCGGCGCCCAGTGGGCGTACGCGGAGCAGCACCGAGGGTCTGCCGTGCCCAGGCGGGCCGATTTTAGCGCCCCGGCCAGCTGTCCCGCCGCGGTGGTCTGCCCGTCGGCCATGGATCGTCGCAGGTCGGCCGTGGTGTCGGCGCCGCTCCTTGTACGCGGGGGCCGGTGACATGGCAGTCACCAGTGCGGGCGTCCTTCGGGCGCTCGCGGAGATGCGGCGCGCCGGTGTCGAGCGGCAGCCCGGTGGTGGCAGCCCGCTCTCCGGGGACGTGGTCGCTCTCGCCGCTGTCGCCCTGTTCGGCGTAGGGGCTGAGCCGGAGCCGGCGGCGTGCCCATCGGATGCCCGGTCCACCGGGAGTCTTCCCGCGTAGGTCGAGTCGGACGGCGCGGCAGTCCCCGCCGGATAGTCGGCACACGGTGTTGACTGCAACGCTTTCGAATACCCCGAGGGTGGGGAGTCAACATTCGTTGTCGCCCCATCCTCCCCTGAGGGGCGTGGGGTGACCGTGACTTGCTGGCTTCTCTCGCGTTCGCAGCCGGGCCGGTGTTTCTCTTCATAAGAGACGCATAAGCACCGGCTTGTGCACGCTGCGGAATCCCTGATTAGGCATTGGAAAAAGGACGCCCCAATGTTGACCCACCATCCATCCGAGTATAGAATTTACTCATAAGGAAGGGGGGAAGCCCCCCGGAAACCGAAACCACAAGGAGCACCGATCATGGCCAAGACCCTGAAGATGGCGAAGGTTCACCCGAACCCCAACCAGCCGCGCGAGTACTTCGACCCCGAGAAGCTCATCGAACTTCGCGACTCCATCGTCCAGCACGGCCTGATGAACGCCATCGAGGTCCGCAAGCGCCCCGACGGCGACTACGAGATCGTCATGGGCGAGCGCCGCTACCGCGCCGCCGAGATGGCCGGCCACACCACCATCAAGGTCGAGATCGTCGACCTCCCCAGCGACATCGCTGCGTTCCGCCGGGCGATGGCCGAGAACGTCAACCGTCACGACATGACGGCGCTCGAGGAGGGGCGCGGCTACCGGCGCATCCTCGCCGAGGACACCCGCGAGGACGGCACCCCGCTCACCGTCGAGGACGTCGCCAAGGCGTTCGGCAAGTCCCCCCGCTACGTCAAGATGCGCATGGACCTGCTCCGGCTGATC
Coding sequences within:
- a CDS encoding DNA-binding protein, with protein sequence MDSGKTGQVEVCEERGMTAREVLDLPVTINVVTAARALGMGPNKAYQLVRSGEFPVDMITVGGTKRVLTAALWKFLQLDGLAVQR
- a CDS encoding recombinase zinc beta ribbon domain-containing protein, coding for MPPRLFGFADFSKSALHDEEAAIVFELAKRRADGEVYAGGAVFLATAGFVGTLGAPFTSQTVARLLTNPAIAGLKKDANGDLVPAGHPAMIPPELFRVILAMHSDSARAERSEDYDYLLTAVDLTVCGRCGAPMVGLRSSAGKPGYCCPDGPRQDRPGKCGRVRVAADLLEDHVGEQVLARLMLPATRADLEKARTVLAAQLDADRIRVKEIAESMQELAAMVVRRELQAKDLKKAKAEAAEETKTLNRRIRWMERAVAAPITGEVEELVAWWNSAPTEARSGLALLMLHRIDIHPGGQGVRSIKPGRVVLWWRNEAPPAPIVLAE